A genomic stretch from Hirundo rustica isolate bHirRus1 chromosome 26, bHirRus1.pri.v3, whole genome shotgun sequence includes:
- the CTXN1 gene encoding cortexin-1, giving the protein MNDASTMDYELLSPSLVEHPAGAAGMDAEQKTVFAFVIFLLVFLVMLMVRCFRILLDPYSRMPASSWTDHKEGLERGQFDYALV; this is encoded by the coding sequence ATGAATGATGCATCCACCATGGATTATGAACTGCTCTCGCCGAGCCTGGTGGAGCACCCCGCCGGCGCCGCGGGCATGGACGCCGAGCAGAAAACTGTCTTTGCCTTCGTCATCTTCCTCCTGGTGTTCTTGGTGATGCTGATGGTGCGCTGCTTCCGCATCCTGCTGGACCCCTACAGCCGCATGCCCGCCTCCTCCTGGACGGACCACAAGGAGGGCTTGGAGAGGGGCCAGTTCGACTACGCGCTGGTGTGA